The following are encoded in a window of Haloarcula halophila genomic DNA:
- a CDS encoding GNAT family N-acetyltransferase, with product MEYELLGWPEDGPTLRLDHEQFAYAGKFVMSSTGKAVCRDESVIGAAAFDPDRTDPGTLCIRYVTVRTDRQGAGIGAQLLAFVRERAIDRGFDRVTIGVNNPFSYQAAYRAGFCFTGTEQGLGELELEWPGDRCVDGYQAGLDLFRERDLSEAEVAFLSEKAGSDPPELVDR from the coding sequence ATGGAGTACGAACTGCTCGGATGGCCCGAGGACGGGCCGACGCTTCGGTTAGACCACGAGCAGTTCGCCTACGCCGGGAAGTTCGTGATGAGTTCGACGGGGAAGGCCGTCTGCCGGGACGAGTCGGTGATCGGTGCCGCCGCGTTCGACCCGGACCGGACCGATCCGGGGACGCTCTGTATCCGCTATGTCACTGTCCGCACGGATCGACAGGGCGCGGGAATCGGGGCACAACTCCTCGCGTTCGTCCGTGAGCGGGCGATCGACCGGGGATTCGACCGCGTCACGATCGGCGTCAACAACCCCTTCTCCTACCAGGCAGCCTATCGTGCTGGCTTCTGTTTCACCGGGACCGAGCAGGGCTTGGGCGAACTGGAACTCGAATGGCCCGGCGATCGCTGTGTCGACGGCTACCAGGCGGGGCTCGACCTGTTCCGTGAACGCGACCTCTCGGAGGCCGAGGTGGCGTTTCTCAGCGAGAAGGCCGGATCGGACCCGCCGGAACTGGTCGACCGGTGA